GTGTTCTGCTTCAGTCTTTTACCTCATACCAGACAACGGGTATCCTTGTAGCTGCTTTCGGAGCATTTCTCACACTGGTAGCTTTCACAGCTCCTTCGAAGACGGTGGATATCTACAAAGTTTGGATGACATTCGCATTCACCCTCGGGTGGTTTGTTTCAAAAATAATCTTCACAATAATTTTCTATCTTGTGGTCGCTCCCGTGGGAGTTGTTGCAAAACTTTTCGGGAAGGAATTCCTTGATCTTGATTTCAGGAAAAAGAAAGATTCCTACTGGATCAAAAAACAAAATCACACAATCGATTACGAAAAAATGCATTAGGAATTTTAATGAGCAAAATCAAAATAATCTCCCAGTACCTCTCCTTCCTGAAGGAAAACAAAAAGTGGTGGCTGATGCCAATCGTCATTATTGTAATATTTATCGGTCTGCTCCTCGTTTTCGCCAAAGGCAGCCCGCTCGCTCCTTTCATCTACACGCTCTTCTAGGAACTTCGGAGATTCGGAACCTCAGAACTTCAGTTATTGGGGTATATTGAAAGAGAAGCACTCGTTTTATACAGAAGAATGGAAATATGGACTAGTTTTTTACTAATTGATCACAGGAGAATGAAAATATGGTAGAGCATTTTAGTGAACTCAAAGTTTGGGTTGCTGCAAAATCAATTTATATTGAAATCCACAAATTATTTGATTCCTACAAAGACTATTTTTTTAGAAGTCAGATATTGAGGGCAACCTTATCCATTTCTAATAATATTGCAGAAGGCTTCGGAAGAAAATCAAAGAAAGAGTTCATACAGTTTTTAATGATCTCCAAAGGCTCTTGCAATGAGGTTGAATCCATGCTTTTAATCATGAAAGAAATTGGGGAATTTAAAAATTACAACCTCGATAAATTGATATTAGATCTCAGAAATAACTACAAGAGCATCGGAGCACTCGTACATTCTCTTCAAGAACAACTCGATGCATCAACTAAATAACAGGAACAGTCCGTTATCTCTGAATCTCAGAAGTACTGAGGTTCTGAGGTTCTGAAGTTCTGAATCTCTGAGTCTCTGAGTCTCTACCCAATTATCAGGTAGATTAGCGCTGTAATCACCACCGCCCCGAAAATATTGATGATAAATCCTGTCTTCGCCATATCGGCTATTTGGAGGCGACGGGAGCCAAAGACTATTGCGTTTGGAGGGGTAGCAACGGGCATCATGAATGCCATGGAGGCGGAGATGGTTGCCGGTAGCATAAGAAGCAGGGGATCAATATGCCACTCGATTGCAAAAGCTGCCAGGATTGGCAGGAATATCTGAGCTGTTGCCGTATTGGATGTAAGTTCGGTGAGGAATGTTACAATCATGGAAATTGCAAATATGATCACGATTACGGGCATTCCGGAAGCGAAATCGAAACTTTTACCTATTTGTTCTGAAAGTCCGCTTTTCACAAAACCCTCTGCAAGAGCAAATCCACCACCAAACAGCAGGATAACATCCCAGGGAATGTCCCGAATAATCCATGCGTCAATTATTGTTCCCTTCTCCTCTGCTTCTTTTTTTGAGGGGAGGATAAAAAGAAGGAGTGCAGCAAAAATGGATACTGTCCCGTCATCGATAAAACCGGCTGACGGGAAAATGTTTGACCATCCCGGAATGGTAACAAATCCGGCTTTTATATCCTCCCTGAAAATCCAAAGCATAGCTGTCGATGCGAATAGAGTCAGGATAGTCTTCTCTTCGTATTTCATTTTCCCCAGGTCTGTATACTCTTTTTTCATGACAGAGCGATCGATTTCGAACTTGTCATCACTTTTGAACATCACTTTTGTAAGCAGCCACCAGGCAAAAACTGTTAAAATGACCGCAAGAGGGAAGAACCAGAGGATCCATTGTCCGAATCCCACGGTCGGATTGTTGGGAAATGTCTGTGTATAAATTCTTTGAAAAACAAGATTGGGGGGTGTGCCAATGTATGTCCCGATGCCTCCGATTGATGCTGCATAAGCTATGGAGAGCATCAGCGATTTGGAAAAATTTGAAGTAGCTGCAAGCCCGTGTTCCTCCTCCATCTTGGATACGATTGCCATTCCTATTGGAAGGAGCATCACCGCAGTGGCGGTATTGGAAATCCACATTGAGAGGAAACTACCTGCGATCATAAATGAGAGAACAATCGTTGAAGGACTTTTTCCGAAGCGGGAAACCAGTCCCAAAGCGATTCTTTTGTGCAGGTTCCACTTCTCCATTGCAAGGGCAATGATGAATCCGCCCAGAAAGAGGAAGATGGTCGAGTTTGTGTATGCCGCGGCCGCATCCTTTCCGCTGATTACTCCCGAAAGCGGGAAAAGCACAAGAGGGACAAGGGATGTAATGGCCAGAGGGACCGCTTCTGTAACCCACCATATCGACATTAAAATTGCTATTCCCGCACAGTATTTGGCGTTGTGCGGCATTCCTGAAAGAAGAACAAATAATATAAAAGAGATGATGCCGAGGAAGAGGCCTGCTCTCTTGAATTTGTAGTTGCCGAGGAATTTGGAAACATTATCGGTCGACATAATTATTCTTTCTGAAGTGGATGCTTAAATTATGAAAATATTTGGATATTATGATGTGATTAAGTATCTGATTTGAAAGGAGCAATGAGATTTATTGAAAATAAAAGTCTCGAAAAAGCCCTTATACCTGCTGAATTGATTATTTTTGCAAGTGAAATCAGTTCCGGTTTAAAGGAACAGGTATAATTCAGAATCAAAACTGATATTTACACAACGAATATTTATAATATGACAGACAAAAAAAGAAAACTGTGGATCTGGTGGGTGGTCGCGGCAGTCCTTATGCTGGTTACAGGTTATTACCAAAGGGTAACGGGACCAACCTACGATAAAAAGATTACCTTCACATTCGAAGGGCAGGAATACAAGGTAAAACTTCCCCGTTCTCACGGAGATGACACCGATTGCCCGGTCATCCTTCCGGTTTCCGATACTTCAATCACAGCGAAACTTCTCTACCGAAGATTCAAAATGAATGAGGAGTACAAGGAAGTAAATTTTGAAAAAAAAGACACGATAATTCAGGCTTTTCTCCCGAAGCAGCCACCTGCCGGTAAGCTTGAATATTCCATTGTACTTCAGGCAAAAGATAAAGAGCCTCAGGATATCACCGGGCACGAAACAGTTGTAATCCGCTTCAAGGGGCATGTGCCTCTGTGGATAGTGCTTGTTCATGTTCTCTTTATGTTCGCAGGCATGTTTATGTCGAATATAACGGGATTCTATGCTTTTCTAAAGCACCCGTCATTTACAAAATTTGCTTTGATTACCACAATCGTACTCTTCATCGGAGGGCTGATTCTTGGTCCGATAGTGCAGAAATTTGCATTCGGAGTCTTTTGGTCGGGAATTCCCTTTGGCTGGGATTTGACCGACAACAAATTGCTCTTTTCCTTCTTGTTCTGGTTGGGAGCGTGGGTGTTCAGTATCAAGAAACCCCGTTACTGGTTGGGAATTGTAGCCCTGATCGTGCTTTTGGCGATGTATTACATTCCTCACAGCGCGATGGGTTCCGAATTTGACTACAAAAACAACAAACTTGGAACATCAAAAACTTTGTAACTTTTCGCGGTAATAAGTTTGAAATGATGATTGAAGGATGACAGGAGTACTGCCCTGTCATCCTTCACTTAAAATTCGGGAGTCAAAAAGGGGAAAATCAGAGAGAGATTGAAACAGTGTCCAGCATCCACCTGTTTTTTTGAAGAGTAAAGACTGCAAGAAACATCACCGGTCTGACAAATTTAGCAGATACAAATCTCCCCACCCTGATGGCAAGATTTCCTGATTTTGAGGAAAATT
The nucleotide sequence above comes from Ignavibacteria bacterium. Encoded proteins:
- a CDS encoding SLC13/DASS family transporter, translating into MSTDNVSKFLGNYKFKRAGLFLGIISFILFVLLSGMPHNAKYCAGIAILMSIWWVTEAVPLAITSLVPLVLFPLSGVISGKDAAAAYTNSTIFLFLGGFIIALAMEKWNLHKRIALGLVSRFGKSPSTIVLSFMIAGSFLSMWISNTATAVMLLPIGMAIVSKMEEEHGLAATSNFSKSLMLSIAYAASIGGIGTYIGTPPNLVFQRIYTQTFPNNPTVGFGQWILWFFPLAVILTVFAWWLLTKVMFKSDDKFEIDRSVMKKEYTDLGKMKYEEKTILTLFASTAMLWIFREDIKAGFVTIPGWSNIFPSAGFIDDGTVSIFAALLLFILPSKKEAEEKGTIIDAWIIRDIPWDVILLFGGGFALAEGFVKSGLSEQIGKSFDFASGMPVIVIIFAISMIVTFLTELTSNTATAQIFLPILAAFAIEWHIDPLLLMLPATISASMAFMMPVATPPNAIVFGSRRLQIADMAKTGFIINIFGAVVITALIYLIIG
- a CDS encoding four helix bundle protein: MVEHFSELKVWVAAKSIYIEIHKLFDSYKDYFFRSQILRATLSISNNIAEGFGRKSKKEFIQFLMISKGSCNEVESMLLIMKEIGEFKNYNLDKLILDLRNNYKSIGALVHSLQEQLDASTK